Proteins co-encoded in one Brassica oleracea var. oleracea cultivar TO1000 chromosome C4, BOL, whole genome shotgun sequence genomic window:
- the LOC106342220 gene encoding ABC transporter B family member 1 — MSQESVQTVEEEEIKSVEEQWRLSEMQALEFLPEASSDNNNSRNPVTELREHPPEMENNGAPPSPPEPKKAEICGVAFKELFRFAGGLDYALMAIGSVGAFVHGCSLPLFLRFFADLVNSFGSNANDVDKMMQEVLKYALYFLVVGAAIWASSWAEISCWMWTGERQTTKMRIKYLEAALNQDIQFFDTEVRTSDVVSAINTDAVMVQDAISEKLGNFIHYMATFASGFIVGFTAVWQLALVTLAVVPLIAVIGGIHTTTLSKLSNKSQESLSQAGNIVEQTVVQIRVVMAFVGETRVSQAYSSALKTAQRLGYKTGLAKGMGLGATYFVVFCCYALLLWYGGYLVRHRLTNGGLAISTMFAVMIGGLALGQSAPSMAAFAKAKVAAAKIFRIIDHRPTIERNSESGVELDSVTGLVELRNVDFSYPSRPDVKILNDFTLSVPAGKTIALVGSSGSGKSTVVSLIERFYDPASGQVLLDGHDLKTLKLKWLRQQIGLVSQEPALFATSIRENILLGRPDADQVEIEEAARVANAYSFIIKLPDGFDTQVGERGLQLSGGQKQRIAIARAMLKNPAILLLDEATSALDSESEKLVQEALDRFMIGRTTLIIAHRLSTIRKADLVAVLQQGSVSEIGTHDELFAKGENGVYSKLIKMQEAAHETAMNNARKSSARQSSARNSVSSPIMTRNSSYGRSPYSRRLSDFSTTDFTLSIDASSYPNYRHEKLPFKDQANSFLRLAKMNSPEWKYALLGSIGSVICGSLSAFFAYVLSAVLSIYYNPNHEYMIKQIGKYCYLLIGLSSTALIFNTLQHSFWDIVGENLTKRVREKMFTAVLKNEMAWFDQEENESARISARLALDANNVRSAIGDRISVIVQNTALMLVACTAGFVLQWRLALVLVAVFPVVVAATVLQKMFMTGFSGDLEAAHAKGTQLAGEAIANVRTVAAFNSEAKIVRLYTANLEPPLKRCFWKGQIAGIGYGIAQFCLYASYALGLWYASWLVKHGISDFSKTIRVFMVLMVSANGAAETLTLAPDFIKGGQAMRSVFELLDRKTEIEPDDPDTTPVPDRLRGEVELKHIDFSYPSRPDIQVFRDLTLRARAGKTLALVGPSGCGKSSVISLVQRFYEPSSGRVMIDGKDIRKYNLKALRKHIAIVPQEPCLFGTTIQENIAYGHECATEAEIIQAASLASAHKFISALPDGYKTYVGERGVQLSGGQKQRIAIARALVRKAEIMLLDEATSALDAESERSVQEALDQACSGRTSIVVAHRLSTIRNAHTIAVIDDGKVAEQGSHSQLLKNYPDGIYARMIQLQRFTHGQVIGMTSGSSSRVKEDDA; from the exons ATGTCCCAAGAATCTGTTCAGACAGTAGAAGAAGAAGAAATAAAGTCAGTGGAGGAACAATGGCGTTTGTCCGAAATGCAAGCACTTGAGTTTCTCCCTGAAGCTTCCTCCGACAACAACAACTCAAGAAACCCAGTAACAGAGCTCCGGGAACATCCACCGGAAATGGAAAATAACGGTGCTCCTCCTTCTCCTCCGGAGCCAAAGAAAGCAGAGATTTGTGGAGTTGCATTCAAAGAGCTATTCAGATTCGCAGGTGGGTTAGATTACGCGTTGATGGCAATTGGCTCCGTTGGTGCTTTCGTCCACGGCTGCTCTTTACCCCTGTTCCTCAGATTCTTCGCCGATCTCGTTAACTCCTTTGGCTCTAACGCTAACGACGTCGACAAGATGATGCAAGAAGTCCTCAAG TACGCTCTTTACTTCCTCGTCGTTGGTGCTGCGATCTGGGCTTCCTCCTGGGCAG AGATTTCGTGTTGGATGTGGACTGGAGAGAGACAAACAACGAAGATGAGGATTAAGTACTTAGAAGCAGCTTTAAACCAAGACATTCAGTTCTTCGACACTGAGGTTCGAACTTCCGATGTTGTCTCCGCCATCAACACCGACGCTGTTATGGTCCAAGATGCCATTAGCGAGAAG TTAGGGAACTTCATCCATTACATGGCGACGTTTGCGTCGGGATTCATCGTGGGTTTCACGGCGGTGTGGCAACTAGCGTTAGTGACTCTCGCGGTGGTTCCGTTGATAGCTGTGATCGGAGGAATCCACACCACAACTCTCTCTAAGCTCTCTAACAAGAGCCAAGAGTCTCTTTCACAAGCTGGTAACATCGTCGAACAA ACAGTGGTGCAAATCAGAGTAGTAATGGCGTTTGTCGGAGAGACGAGAGTCTCTCAAGCTTACTCATCAGCTCTGAAGACAGCTCAGAGACTCGGTTACAAAACAGGTTTAGCTAAAGGAATGGGACTCGGTGCTACTTACTTCGTCGTCTTCTGTTGCTACGCTCTCTTGCTTTGGTACGGTGGCTATCTCGTTCGCCATCGTTTGACCAACGGTGGTCTCGCTATATCCACCATGTTCGCCGTCATGATCGGTGGCTT GGCGTTGGGTCAATCAGCACCGAGCATGGCTGCGTTTGCGAAAGCTAAAGTTGCTGCTGCGAAGATCTTTAGAATCATTGATCATAGGCCTACGATAGAGCGTAACAGCGAGAGCGGCGTGGAGCTAGACTCTGTCACGGGTCTCGTCGAGCTTAGAAACGTTGACTTTTCGTACCCGTCGAGGCCGGATGTTAAGATCCTTAACGACTTTACCCTCTCTGTCCCCGCCGGGAAGACTATAGCTTTGGTTGGGAGCAGCGGTTCGGGCAAAAGCACTGTCGTTTCGCTTATCGAGAGGTTTTACGACCCGGCATCAG GGCAAGTTTTACTAGATGGGCATGACTTGAAGACGCTGAAACTTAAATGGTTAAGGCAGCAGATAGGGCTTGTGAGCCAAGAGCCAGCACTGTTTGCCACTTCTATCAGAGAGAACATACTCTTGGGCCGTCCTGACGCTGATCAAGTGGAGATAGAGGAGGCTGCTCGCGTGGCCAACGCTTATTCCTTTATCATCAAACTACCTGATGGCTTCGACACACAG GTAGGGGAGAGAGGCTTGCAGCTCTCAGGTGGGCAGAAACAAAGAATAGCCATAGCAAGAGCCATGTTAAAGAACCCTGCGATACTTCTGCTAGACGAGGCGACAAGTGCGTTGGATTCTGAATCAGAGAAGCTAGTGCAAGAAGCTTTGGATCGTTTTATGATCGGAAGGACGACTCTCATCATTGCTCATCGTCTTTCCACCATACGCAAAGCCGACCTTGTTGCTGTCCTTCAGCAAGGAAGTGTCTCTGAGATTGGAACGCACGACGAGCTTTTTGCCAAGGGGGAGAATGGTGTCTACTCTAAGCTTATCAAAATGCAAGAGGCAGCTCACGAGACCGCCATGAACAATGCAAGAAAGAGTAGCGCAAG ACAGTCGAGTGCAAGAAACTCTGTGAGCTCACCAATAATGACCCGAAACTCTTCATATGGAAGATCACCATACTCACGTAGACTCTCAGACTTCTCAACTACCGACTTCACCCTCTCCATTGACGCCTCTTCTTACCCGAACTATCGACACGAGAAGCTACCCTTCAAGGACCAAGCCAACTCCTTCTTGCGCCTAGCTAAAATGAACTCACCAGAGTGGAAATACGCTCTTCTAGGCTCCATAGGCTCTGTCATCTGCGGCTCGCTCAGCGCGTTTTTCGCATACGTCCTAAGCGCGGTCCTTAGCATCTACTACAACCCCAACCACGAGTACATGATCAAGCAGATAGGTAAGTACTGTTACCTTTTGATCGGTCTATCCTCAACAGCGCTTATCTTCAACACGCTCCAGCATTCTTTCTGGGACATTGTTGGTGAGAACCTGACCAAGAGGGTCCGTGAGAAGATGTTTACGGCGGTGCTTAAGAACGAGATGGCTTGGTTTGATCAAGAGGAGAATGAGAGTGCGAGAATCTCAGCGAGGTTGGCACTTGATGCAAATAACGTGAGGTCAGCTATAGGAGATAGAATCTCGGTGATTGTGCAGAACACAGCTTTGATGCTTGTTGCTTGTACTGCTGGTTTTGTTCTGCAATGGAGACTCGCATTGGTCTTGGTCGCTGTCTTCCCTGTAGTTGTTGCTGCAACTGTCTTACAG AAAATGTTCATGACTGGCTTCTCCGGAGACTTGGAAGCAGCGCATGCCAAGGGGACACAGCTCGCTGGTGAAGCCATAGCTAACGTCAGGACAGTCGCTGCCTTCAACTCAGAGGCAAAGATCGTTCGTCTTTACACCGCAAACCTCGAGCCGCCACTAAAACGCTGCTTCTGGAAAGGACAGATCGCTGGAATTGGCTACGGTATAGCACAGTTCTGTCTCTACGCATCTTACGCTCTAGGGCTATGGTACGCGTCGTGGCTTGTGAAACACGGCATCTCCGACTTCTCCAAAACCATAAGAGTCTTCATGGTCCTTATGGTCTCGGCCAACGGTGCAGCAGAGACGCTCACTTTAGCTCCTGATTTCATCAAAGGTGGGCAGGCTATGCGGTCGGTTTTCGAGCTCCTAGACCGAAAAACCGAGATCGAACCGGATGATCCTGATACCACCCCGGTTCCAGACCGGTTACGCGGCGAGGTGGAGCTGAAACACATTGACTTCTCTTACCCTTCTAGACCAGACATACAAGTCTTCCGTGACCTAACCCTACGTGCGAGAGCCGGCAAGACTCTAGCTCTTGTCGGTCCAAGCGGGTGCGGCAAAAGCTCAGTGATCTCCCTTGTACAAAGATTCTACGAGCCGTCCTCAGGGCGGGTCATGATCGACGGCAAAGACATAAGAAAGTACAATCTCAAAGCCCTAAGGAAACACATAGCCATAGTCCCTCAAGAGCCGTGCCTATTCGGAACAACTATTCAAGAAAACATAGCGTACGGACACGAGTGCGCCACCGAGGCAGAGATCATACAAGCAGCTTCGCTAGCCAGCGCGCACAAGTTCATATCCGCGTTGCCTGATGGATACAAGACGTACGTTGGCGAGAGAGGCGTTCAGCTCTCGGGAGGGCAGAAACAGAGGATTGCTATCGCGCGTGCCTTGGTGAGGAAGGCAGAGATCATGCTGCTTGATGAGGCCACGAGTGCTCTTGATGCTGAGTCCGAGAGGTCGGTGCAAGAGGCGTTGGACCAGGCTTGCTCTGGTAGAACGTCGATCGTTGTGGCTCATAGGTTGTCTACGATAAGGAATGCTCACACTATTGCTGTGATCGATGATGGGAAAGTAGCGGAGCAAGGGTCGCATTCTCAGCTGCTTAAGAACTATCCTGATGGAATTTACGCGAGGATGATACAGTTGCAGAGATTTACGCATGGTCAGGTCATTGGTATGACGTCAGGGTCGAGTTCTAGGGTTAAGGAAGATGATGCTTAG